One part of the Dysidea avara chromosome 10, odDysAvar1.4, whole genome shotgun sequence genome encodes these proteins:
- the LOC136268104 gene encoding methionyl-tRNA formyltransferase, mitochondrial-like, giving the protein MLRCLYFGTDKYSARVLQGLLSNRNSVVKKLDVVCPPQKALKIKGKLVIKPSPVELSAKDNNLDVFYYDKVKQDVNQMVCHYDVGVVVSFGYLLPHKIIKWFPRGCINVHPSLLPKYRGAAPLHHTVINGDSVSGCTVVELSSNKFDCGPVLLQRKHKIVSSVTTELLSDQLADLGSKMLCEILTDLDHFEANKQMQDDKQATLASKMTKQMGHIKFNIWTADYCDRIYRAIGVEYGIWVQFGSKMVRLVEIHTNKDWTTTNDKIPGMLTYNRRSQLFTLHFKQGHILVSRLQVATRRPTTAAEFYNGYISAFENKTVILESINLQRN; this is encoded by the exons ATGTTAAGGTGTCTGTATTTTGGTACGGATAAGTATTCAGCACGTGTTTTGCAAGGATTACTTTCTAACCGTAACAG TGTAGTTAAGAAACTGGATGTTGTATGCCCTCCACAAAAG GCTCTGAAGATCAAGGGTAAATTAGTTATCAAACCTTCTCCAGTGGAACTATCTGCCAAGGATAATAATCTAGATGTGTTTTATTATGACAAAGTGAAGCAGGATGTCAATCA AATGGTATGCCATTATGATGTAGGTGTGGTGGTTTCCTTTGGATATTTACTGCCTCATAAGATCATTAAATGGTTTCCAAG GGGGTGTATTAACGTTCATCCTTCCTTGCTGCCTAAGTATCGTGGTGCTGCCCCATTACACCACACAGTGATCAACGGTGATTCCGTTAGTGGGTGTACGGTGGTAGAGTTATCGTCCAACAA GTTCGATTGTGGGCCGGTGTTGTTGCAAAGGAAGCATAAAATTGTGTCATCAGTTACAACTGAGTTACTTTCTGATCAGCTAGCTGACTTAGGGAGTAAaatg TTATGTGAAATTTTAACTGACTTAGATCATTTTGAAGCGAACAAACAAATGCAGGATGATAAACAAGCCACTCTAG CATCTAAGATGACCAAACAGATGGGACACATTAAGTTCAACATATGGACAGCAGATTATTGCGATCGTATATATAGAGCAATTGGTGTGGAG TATGGAATTTGGGTTCAGTTTGGCTCAAAAATGGTTCGGCTTGTGGAAATTCATACCAATAAAG ACTGGACTACAACCAATGACAAGATACCTGGAATGTTGACATATAATCGTCGTTCACAATTATTCACTCTTCATTTCAAA CAAGGACATATTTTGGTGTCCAGATTACAAGTGGCAACAAGGAGACCTACCACTGCTGCAGAATTCTACAATGGCTACATCTCAGCTTTTGAGAACAAAACTGTAATTTTGGAGTCAATAAACCTACAGAGAAACtga